A window of Ptychodera flava strain L36383 chromosome 1, AS_Pfla_20210202, whole genome shotgun sequence contains these coding sequences:
- the LOC139136647 gene encoding leukotriene-B4 omega-hydroxylase 3-like isoform X3, with translation MKALLATTEPKDDLIYGMLKPWLGDGLLISSGQKWFRNRRLLTPGFHFDILKPYVKVYNECVQTMLAKWSGFCHDKQNNGCDIEIFEQISLMTLDSLLKCIFSQESNCQLDKNKNPYIRGVYDLSYLIPARTRFVPYHNDVIFHMSRMGYKFRRALRNVHEYSKRVIRERRNVLEYEDEKVALQKRKYIDFLDILLRAKDEDNLGLSDQEIQDEVDTFMFEGHDTTASGISWCLYNMAMNPEHQQKCREEIDDLMAGKLNTEIEWDDLHKLSYTTMCIKESLRTHPPVPIVARQLKSPLLLHDGRVVPSGHTVMASIFALHYNSTVWPDPTKYDPLRFLPENCTDRSPYAFLPFSAGPRNCIGQNFAMNEMKIAIAAILNRFELFPVKDKVPKRTNNVVLRSSNGIHLQIRPRTPSTLKK, from the exons ATGAAAGCGCTTTTGGCTACCACAG AGCCGAAAGATGACCTCATTTATGGCATGTTGAAACCATGGCTGGGTGATGGTCTCCTGATAAGTTCTGGTCAGAAATGGTTTCGCAACCGACGCCTTTTAACGCCTGGCTTTCATTTTGACATCCTAAAACCGTACGTCAAGGTTTACAATGAGTGCGTCCAGACGATGTTG GCAAAATGGTCAGGATTTTGTCATGACAAGCAAAACAACGGCTGTGATATCGAGATTTTTGAACAAATCAGTTTGATGACACTGGACAGCTTACTGAAATGCATCTTCAGCCAAGAAAGCAACTGTCAACTTGACAA GAATAAGAATCCTTACATCCGGGGTGTTTATGACTTATCGTATCTCATCCCAGCGCGCACCAGATTCGTGCCATACCACAATGACGTCATCTTTCACATGTCAAGGATGGGGTACAAGTTCCGCCGAGCTTTGAGAAATGTTCATGAATACTCTAAACGCGTGATCCGAGAAAGAAGAAACGTTCTGGAATACGAGGATGAAAAAGTGGCGCTGCAAAAACGCAAATATATCGATTTCCTTGATATCCTGCTCAGGGCAAAG GACGAGGACAACTTGGGTCTGAGCGATCAAGAAATTCAGGATGAAGTGGATACCTTTATGTTTGAAGGTCACGACACAACGGCCAGTGGCATATCTTGGTGTCTGTACAACATGGCCATGAATCCtgaacatcaacagaaatgTAGAGAAGAAATTGACGATCTCATGGCAGGGAAGCTGAATACAGAGATAGAATG GGACGATCTTCACAAGTTATCGTATACTACCATGTGTATCAAAGAAAGTCTGCGAACCCATCCACCAGTGCCAATTGTAGCACGTCAGTTAAAGTCGCCCCTACTGTTGCATGACGGGAGAGTCGTTCCTTCAG GACACACTGTGATGGCCTCTATATTTGCATTGCATTACAACTCCACCGTGTGGCCTGACCCGACCAAATACGATCCTCTACGGTTCCTACCAGAAAACTGCACTGATAGATCACCGTACGCGTTTCTGCCGTTTTCGGCTGGACCCAG GAACTGCATAGGTCAAAACTTTGCCATGAATGAGATGAAGATCGCCATAGCAGCCATACTGAACAGATTTGAATTATTTCCCGTGAAGGACAAAGTACCAAAGAGAACCAACAACGTGGTACTCAGATCTTCCAACGGAATCCATCTTCAAATCAGGCCAAGAACACCCTCGACATTAAAAAAATGA
- the LOC139136647 gene encoding leukotriene-B4 omega-hydroxylase 3-like isoform X2: protein MTSCAVLTVVLRILYAVYRLFQTKWRGERELSQFPCQDRHWLYGHLHIFRNDEASICRLIERSTEFSPATVSWIGPFIPCVIVNHPLTMKALLATTEPKDDLIYGMLKPWLGDGLLISSGQKWFRNRRLLTPGFHFDILKPYVKVYNECVQTMLAKWSGFCHDKQNNGCDIEIFEQISLMTLDSLLKCIFSQESNCQLDKNKNPYIRGVYDLSYLIPARTRFVPYHNDVIFHMSRMGYKFRRALRNVHEYSKRVIRERRNVLEYEDEKVALQKRKYIDFLDILLRAKDEDNLGLSDQEIQDEVDTFMFEGHDTTASGISWCLYNMAMNPEHQQKCREEIDDLMAGKLNTEIEWDDLHKLSYTTMCIKESLRTHPPVPIVARQLKSPLLLHDGRVVPSGHTVMASIFALHYNSTVWPDPTKYDPLRFLPENCTDRSPYAFLPFSAGPRNCIGQNFAMNEMKIAIAAILNRFELFPVKDKVPKRTNNVVLRSSNGIHLQIRPRTPSTLKK, encoded by the exons ATGACATCATGTg CGGTGCTGACGGTTGTCCTCCGAATCCTGTACGCTGTCTACCGACTGTTCCAGACAAAATGGCGCGGTGAAAGAGAGCTGTCACAATTTCCCTGTCAGGACAGACATTGGCTGTACGGACATCTACACATT TTTAGAAATGACGAAGCATCGATTTGCAGATTGATTGAACGGTCGACAGAGTTTTCCCCCGCTACGGTCAGTTGGATTGGTCCTTTCATTCCTTGCGTTATTGTCAATCACCCGCTCACAATGAAAGCGCTTTTGGCTACCACAG AGCCGAAAGATGACCTCATTTATGGCATGTTGAAACCATGGCTGGGTGATGGTCTCCTGATAAGTTCTGGTCAGAAATGGTTTCGCAACCGACGCCTTTTAACGCCTGGCTTTCATTTTGACATCCTAAAACCGTACGTCAAGGTTTACAATGAGTGCGTCCAGACGATGTTG GCAAAATGGTCAGGATTTTGTCATGACAAGCAAAACAACGGCTGTGATATCGAGATTTTTGAACAAATCAGTTTGATGACACTGGACAGCTTACTGAAATGCATCTTCAGCCAAGAAAGCAACTGTCAACTTGACAA GAATAAGAATCCTTACATCCGGGGTGTTTATGACTTATCGTATCTCATCCCAGCGCGCACCAGATTCGTGCCATACCACAATGACGTCATCTTTCACATGTCAAGGATGGGGTACAAGTTCCGCCGAGCTTTGAGAAATGTTCATGAATACTCTAAACGCGTGATCCGAGAAAGAAGAAACGTTCTGGAATACGAGGATGAAAAAGTGGCGCTGCAAAAACGCAAATATATCGATTTCCTTGATATCCTGCTCAGGGCAAAG GACGAGGACAACTTGGGTCTGAGCGATCAAGAAATTCAGGATGAAGTGGATACCTTTATGTTTGAAGGTCACGACACAACGGCCAGTGGCATATCTTGGTGTCTGTACAACATGGCCATGAATCCtgaacatcaacagaaatgTAGAGAAGAAATTGACGATCTCATGGCAGGGAAGCTGAATACAGAGATAGAATG GGACGATCTTCACAAGTTATCGTATACTACCATGTGTATCAAAGAAAGTCTGCGAACCCATCCACCAGTGCCAATTGTAGCACGTCAGTTAAAGTCGCCCCTACTGTTGCATGACGGGAGAGTCGTTCCTTCAG GACACACTGTGATGGCCTCTATATTTGCATTGCATTACAACTCCACCGTGTGGCCTGACCCGACCAAATACGATCCTCTACGGTTCCTACCAGAAAACTGCACTGATAGATCACCGTACGCGTTTCTGCCGTTTTCGGCTGGACCCAG GAACTGCATAGGTCAAAACTTTGCCATGAATGAGATGAAGATCGCCATAGCAGCCATACTGAACAGATTTGAATTATTTCCCGTGAAGGACAAAGTACCAAAGAGAACCAACAACGTGGTACTCAGATCTTCCAACGGAATCCATCTTCAAATCAGGCCAAGAACACCCTCGACATTAAAAAAATGA
- the LOC139136625 gene encoding patched domain-containing protein 3-like, which produces MPFLILGIGVDDMFIMIAAWRRTSPRHSVEERMGHAYSEAAMSITITSITDFLAFGVGAITYFPSVRIFCIYTGIAVLFDYAYQITFFGACMTLMGRREAANRHCMTCMKVLPKREAPSTGYKIFCAGGSSMKSPPSEDSDHAIMKFFRNAYGPFITSIPMKIFTILLFAGYLGVGIWGCLQLEEGIRLKHLANDDSYAVTFYDVEDEYFKVYGPGVAIVIDEEVDYSKTSVQEAIEEVTRELEESSYFHDNNNVTQSWLRDFLDFLTLPTVPSYNNSADFVEILRDSFLSVRPRPYKLDINFNEDNTSILSSRFYVFSEDPNTANRERAMMVDARRIVDKSDIKMFAYHPAFIFYEQYLAVLPNTLQNIGIAAAAMFVVSLILIPHPVCSIYVTFAIATISTGVVGFMTLWDVRLDSISMINIIICIGFSVDFSAHITYAFVIAPYKSRNKRAIDALYMLGWPILQGALSTILGVVILSISQSYIFRTFFKTMFLVILFGAVHGLLFLPVILTLIGPCGTVREKESDREPITGAETKKRVIEGYDNPVMNRYGSRYPQTRHSADNPLMNSNMQTWISEVCRSYWYKGHRVQPTQKSAIDGHPPEPEFEENSAVFGNHHRVQSTQNGDIVGRRVQPTQNGVIAGPTTNYMNLRPMSAVYDRALPTRPPTDISMRPMSAAFDGRPYQRERYAGQNRYH; this is translated from the exons ATGCCTTTCCTCATATTAG GTATCGGAGTCGATGATATGTTTATTATGATCGCCGCCTGGCGACGAACTTCACCAAGACACAGCGTGGAGGAACGAATGGGACATGCGTACTCCGAAGCCGCAATGTCGATCACAATTACGAGCATCACGGACTTTCTGGCCTTCGGCGTTGGCGCAATCACGTATTTCCCGTCCGTGAGAATATTCTGCATCTACACAGGCATAGCGGTGTTGTTCGACTACGCCTACCAGATCACGTTCTTCGGTGCGTGCATGACGTTGATGGGACGGCGGGAAGCGGCCAACCGCCACTGCATGACCTGCATGAAGGTGCTGCCGAAGAGAGAGGCTCCATCGACCGGGTACAAGATATTCTGCGCCGGGGGCTCATCAATGAAGTCGCCGCCGAGCGAGGACAGTGACCACGCCATAATGAAGTTCTTCAGAAACGCGTACGGGCCCTTCATCACGTCCATTCCGATGAAAATCTTCACTATACTTCTCTTTGCCGGCTACTTAGGCGTCGGTATATGGGGCTGCCTACAACTCGAAGAAGGAATCAGACTCAAGCACTTAGCAAACGACGATTCCTATGCTGTGACATTCTATGACGTGGAAGATGAATATTTCAAGGTATACGGACCGGGCGTTGCCATAGTGATCGATGAAGAAGTTGATTACTCCAAAACTTCGGTACAGGAAGCGATTGAAGAAGTAACGCGAGAACTGGAAGAAAGCTCGtatttccatgacaacaacAACGTCACTCAATCCTGGCTTCGTGACTTCTTAGATTTCCTCACACTTCCAACCGTCCCGTCGTACAACAACTCTGCAGACTTCGTCGAAATTCTAAGAGATTCTTTTTTATCAGTTCGACCGAGGCCATACAAACTTGACATCAACTTCAACGAAGACAACACCAGCATCTTGTCATCGCGTTTCTACGTCTTTTCAGAGGACCCAAATACAGCAAATCGTGAACGAGCAATGATGGTGGACGCTCGTCGCATTGTCGACAAATCTGACATCAAGATGTTCGCCTATCATCCAGCGTTCATATTCTACGAACAGTACCTCGCTGTGTTACCGAACACACTACAGAATATCGGAATAGCAGCAGCCGCCATGTTTGTAGTCTCTCTGATATTAATTCCTCACCCAGTCTGTTCAATATACGTGACTTTTGCAATCGCTACGATTTCGACCGGTGTTGTTGGTTTTATGACATTATGGGATGTTAGATTAGATTCCATATCCATGATTAATATCATAATTTGTATCGGTTTTAGTGTGGATTTCTCTGCACATATCACGTATGCTTTCGTCATTGCTCCATACAAATCTCGCAACAAACGCGCAATAGATGCGCTATACATGCTTGGTTGGCCGATACTACAGGGGGCGCTATCCACAATCCTCGGAGTCGTGATCCTCTCGATATCGCAGTCGTACATCTTCCGGACATTTTTCAAGACCATGTTCTTGGTTATACTTTTCGGAGCAGTCCACGGGCTTCTATTTCTGCCAGTAATCTTGACGCTGATTGGTCCGTGCGGCACAGTCAGGGAAAAGGAGAGCGACAGAGAGCCAATCACTGGCGCCGAAACAAAGAAACGAGTCATCGAAGGATATGATAACCCTGTTATGAACAGATACGGCAGCAGGTATCCCCAGACACGCCATAGTGCGGATAATCCATTGATGAATTCGAATATGCAGACTTGGATCAGTGAAGTTTGTCGTAGCTACTGGTACAAAGGTCATCGGGTTCAACCGACTCAAAAGAGTGCTATCGATGGTCATCCCCCTGAACCTGAATTTGAAGAAAACAGCGCCGTCTTTGGCAATCATCATCGAGTTCAATCCACGCAAAACGGGGACATTGTCGGCCGTCGAGTTCAGCCGACACAAAACGGAGTCATCGCTGGCCCTACAACAAATTACATGAACCTACGACCCATGTCGGCGGTCTACGATCGCGCATTGCCCACAAGGCCACCAACGGATATATCGATGAGGCCAATGTCAGCCGCGTTTGACGGCCGACCTTACCAACGTGAAAGATATGCAGGCCAGAACCGCTATCACTAG
- the LOC139136647 gene encoding leukotriene-B4 omega-hydroxylase 3-like isoform X1 has product MHSCHARPKFKGHWILRSRYQGSVGTLEPAQSLHRGTGYKMKEIVSSVYQQLSVSALTVVRVVFNYRILLFAAVLTVVLRILYAVYRLFQTKWRGERELSQFPCQDRHWLYGHLHIFRNDEASICRLIERSTEFSPATVSWIGPFIPCVIVNHPLTMKALLATTEPKDDLIYGMLKPWLGDGLLISSGQKWFRNRRLLTPGFHFDILKPYVKVYNECVQTMLAKWSGFCHDKQNNGCDIEIFEQISLMTLDSLLKCIFSQESNCQLDKNKNPYIRGVYDLSYLIPARTRFVPYHNDVIFHMSRMGYKFRRALRNVHEYSKRVIRERRNVLEYEDEKVALQKRKYIDFLDILLRAKDEDNLGLSDQEIQDEVDTFMFEGHDTTASGISWCLYNMAMNPEHQQKCREEIDDLMAGKLNTEIEWDDLHKLSYTTMCIKESLRTHPPVPIVARQLKSPLLLHDGRVVPSGHTVMASIFALHYNSTVWPDPTKYDPLRFLPENCTDRSPYAFLPFSAGPRNCIGQNFAMNEMKIAIAAILNRFELFPVKDKVPKRTNNVVLRSSNGIHLQIRPRTPSTLKK; this is encoded by the exons ATGCATTCGTGTCATGCGCGgccaaagttcaaaggtcactggATTCTACGTTCACGGTACCAAGGAAGTGTTGGCACTTTGGAAccggcacagtccctccaccgtgGAACCGgctacaaaatgaaagaaattgtCAGTTCTGTGTACCAACAACTGTCAGTTTCAGCGTTGACAGTGGTAAGAGTTGTGTTCAATTATCGCATTTTACTATTTGCAGCGGTGCTGACGGTTGTCCTCCGAATCCTGTACGCTGTCTACCGACTGTTCCAGACAAAATGGCGCGGTGAAAGAGAGCTGTCACAATTTCCCTGTCAGGACAGACATTGGCTGTACGGACATCTACACATT TTTAGAAATGACGAAGCATCGATTTGCAGATTGATTGAACGGTCGACAGAGTTTTCCCCCGCTACGGTCAGTTGGATTGGTCCTTTCATTCCTTGCGTTATTGTCAATCACCCGCTCACAATGAAAGCGCTTTTGGCTACCACAG AGCCGAAAGATGACCTCATTTATGGCATGTTGAAACCATGGCTGGGTGATGGTCTCCTGATAAGTTCTGGTCAGAAATGGTTTCGCAACCGACGCCTTTTAACGCCTGGCTTTCATTTTGACATCCTAAAACCGTACGTCAAGGTTTACAATGAGTGCGTCCAGACGATGTTG GCAAAATGGTCAGGATTTTGTCATGACAAGCAAAACAACGGCTGTGATATCGAGATTTTTGAACAAATCAGTTTGATGACACTGGACAGCTTACTGAAATGCATCTTCAGCCAAGAAAGCAACTGTCAACTTGACAA GAATAAGAATCCTTACATCCGGGGTGTTTATGACTTATCGTATCTCATCCCAGCGCGCACCAGATTCGTGCCATACCACAATGACGTCATCTTTCACATGTCAAGGATGGGGTACAAGTTCCGCCGAGCTTTGAGAAATGTTCATGAATACTCTAAACGCGTGATCCGAGAAAGAAGAAACGTTCTGGAATACGAGGATGAAAAAGTGGCGCTGCAAAAACGCAAATATATCGATTTCCTTGATATCCTGCTCAGGGCAAAG GACGAGGACAACTTGGGTCTGAGCGATCAAGAAATTCAGGATGAAGTGGATACCTTTATGTTTGAAGGTCACGACACAACGGCCAGTGGCATATCTTGGTGTCTGTACAACATGGCCATGAATCCtgaacatcaacagaaatgTAGAGAAGAAATTGACGATCTCATGGCAGGGAAGCTGAATACAGAGATAGAATG GGACGATCTTCACAAGTTATCGTATACTACCATGTGTATCAAAGAAAGTCTGCGAACCCATCCACCAGTGCCAATTGTAGCACGTCAGTTAAAGTCGCCCCTACTGTTGCATGACGGGAGAGTCGTTCCTTCAG GACACACTGTGATGGCCTCTATATTTGCATTGCATTACAACTCCACCGTGTGGCCTGACCCGACCAAATACGATCCTCTACGGTTCCTACCAGAAAACTGCACTGATAGATCACCGTACGCGTTTCTGCCGTTTTCGGCTGGACCCAG GAACTGCATAGGTCAAAACTTTGCCATGAATGAGATGAAGATCGCCATAGCAGCCATACTGAACAGATTTGAATTATTTCCCGTGAAGGACAAAGTACCAAAGAGAACCAACAACGTGGTACTCAGATCTTCCAACGGAATCCATCTTCAAATCAGGCCAAGAACACCCTCGACATTAAAAAAATGA